In Bradyrhizobium guangxiense, the following are encoded in one genomic region:
- a CDS encoding 3-deoxy-D-manno-octulosonic acid transferase, whose amino-acid sequence MRNLAVRDPKMPKSLPIALPITLRMYRRLASGLVPLAPALIKRRLRQGKEDPARVGERRGLSRDVRPHGPLVWIHGASVGEVLAAAALIERLRDLNLRILLTSGTVTSAAVVAKRFPPDVIHQYVPYDSPRYVARFLDHWKPSLALFIESDLWPNLILAGASRRVPMVLINGRMSPRSFPRWRRMHGTISALLSRFDICLAQSKTDAERFSALGGRDVVTTGNLKLDVPAPPADSAKLERLIAMTRGRPVIVAASTHPGEDEMLVAAHRSLVGFFPQLLTVIVPRHPDRGSSIAGLITASGLTPALRSREELPTATTDIYVADTMGELGLFYRLSPIVFMGGSLIHHGGQNPIEAVKLGAAIVHGPHVFNFADVYEALDGSGGARQADTQEALVKQLGQLLADPVMRDKMQRAGAGVVEQLGGALNRTMTALEPYLLQLRIEMGAANA is encoded by the coding sequence ATGCGCAACTTGGCCGTCCGGGACCCCAAGATGCCTAAATCGCTGCCCATCGCGTTGCCGATCACGCTGCGGATGTACCGGCGCCTTGCCTCCGGCCTGGTGCCGCTTGCGCCCGCGCTGATCAAGCGGCGGCTCAGGCAGGGCAAGGAAGACCCCGCGCGCGTCGGTGAGCGGCGCGGCCTGTCCCGCGACGTGCGGCCGCACGGCCCGCTGGTCTGGATCCACGGCGCCAGCGTCGGCGAGGTGCTGGCCGCAGCGGCGCTGATCGAGCGCCTGCGCGATCTCAATCTGCGCATCCTGCTCACCTCGGGCACCGTCACCTCGGCCGCTGTGGTCGCGAAGCGCTTCCCGCCCGACGTCATCCATCAATACGTGCCGTATGATTCGCCGCGCTATGTCGCGCGCTTCCTCGACCATTGGAAGCCGTCGCTGGCGCTGTTCATCGAATCCGATCTGTGGCCGAATCTGATCCTCGCCGGCGCATCGCGCCGGGTGCCGATGGTGCTGATCAACGGGCGGATGTCGCCGCGCTCGTTCCCGCGTTGGCGGCGCATGCACGGGACCATCTCGGCGCTGCTGTCGCGGTTCGACATTTGCCTGGCGCAATCGAAGACCGATGCCGAACGCTTCTCTGCGCTCGGCGGCCGCGACGTGGTCACGACGGGCAATCTCAAGCTCGACGTGCCGGCGCCGCCGGCCGATTCCGCCAAGCTCGAGCGACTGATCGCGATGACGCGCGGGCGGCCGGTCATCGTCGCGGCCTCGACCCATCCCGGCGAGGACGAGATGCTGGTCGCCGCGCATCGCAGCCTCGTCGGTTTCTTCCCGCAGCTCCTCACCGTGATCGTGCCGCGGCATCCCGATCGCGGCTCTTCGATAGCGGGCTTGATCACCGCCTCTGGCCTGACGCCGGCGTTGCGCTCGCGCGAGGAACTGCCGACCGCGACGACCGATATCTATGTCGCCGACACCATGGGCGAGCTCGGCCTGTTCTATCGCCTCTCGCCGATCGTATTCATGGGCGGATCGCTGATCCACCATGGCGGGCAGAATCCGATCGAGGCGGTCAAGCTGGGCGCTGCGATCGTCCATGGTCCGCACGTCTTCAACTTCGCCGATGTCTATGAGGCGCTCGACGGCAGCGGCGGGGCGCGCCAGGCCGACACGCAGGAGGCGCTGGTCAAGCAGCTCGGCCAATTGCTGGCCGACCCCGTCATGCGCGACAAGATGCAGCGTGCCGGCGCGGGCGTGGTGGAGCAGCTCGGCGGCGCGCTCAATCGCACCATGACCGCGCTCGAGCCTTATCTGTTGCAGCTGCGGATCGAAATGGGAGCCGCCAATGCGTGA
- a CDS encoding GYD domain-containing protein, with amino-acid sequence MHFCLTGQYTPRALNAILENPTTDRQEAARKLVEAAGGKLVSMYSVATDGPGVLVIFDVPDPSAAPAISGLTVTAGTLQNVKLVRLFTQDEIKQVRQNAAKLRSSYSPPGS; translated from the coding sequence ATGCATTTTTGCCTCACCGGACAATATACGCCACGCGCTCTCAATGCCATTTTGGAGAATCCCACGACCGATCGCCAGGAGGCCGCCCGAAAACTCGTCGAAGCGGCCGGCGGAAAACTGGTCTCGATGTACAGCGTCGCGACCGACGGCCCAGGCGTTCTGGTGATTTTCGATGTGCCTGATCCCAGTGCGGCTCCGGCCATTTCAGGCCTGACCGTCACGGCGGGCACGCTGCAGAACGTGAAGCTGGTTCGGTTGTTCACGCAGGACGAGATCAAGCAGGTTCGCCAGAACGCGGCGAAGCTGCGTTCCTCGTATTCGCCGCCCGGAAGCTGA
- the lpxK gene encoding tetraacyldisaccharide 4'-kinase has product MREPAFWYRPRSPQSYALWPLAALYGAITGRRMLRKGVDAGIPVICVGNYHVGGAGKTPTVLALTKLLRELGETPVVLSRGYGGRLEGPVMVDRERHTASDVGDEPLMMARDVPVAVARDRLGGVALAKSQGATVILMDDGFQNPRLVKDASLIVIDSERGLGNGEVFPAGPLRAPLQVQLARTDALVLIGDGRAANDVAAELAKRNRPALRARLKPDANTVAQLLGKRVLAFAGIGDPGRFFRTLRASGIDVARTRPFADHHMFSTEEIATLAADAQREQLTLVTTEKDLARLRGSKGVPGDIVPFAVQLEFDEPAKLRQLISDHLYEARERRFSRR; this is encoded by the coding sequence ATGCGTGAGCCGGCCTTCTGGTACCGGCCACGTTCCCCCCAGTCCTACGCGTTATGGCCGCTCGCAGCGCTCTACGGCGCAATCACCGGGCGGCGCATGCTGCGCAAGGGTGTTGACGCCGGCATTCCCGTGATCTGCGTCGGCAATTACCATGTCGGCGGCGCCGGCAAGACGCCGACCGTGCTGGCGCTGACCAAGCTTTTGCGCGAGCTCGGCGAGACGCCGGTGGTGCTCAGCCGCGGCTATGGCGGGCGCCTGGAAGGCCCTGTCATGGTCGATCGCGAACGTCACACCGCCTCGGACGTCGGCGACGAGCCGCTGATGATGGCGCGCGATGTCCCCGTCGCGGTCGCACGCGATCGCCTCGGCGGCGTCGCGCTGGCGAAGTCGCAAGGCGCCACCGTGATTCTGATGGACGACGGCTTCCAGAACCCGCGCCTGGTCAAGGATGCTTCTCTGATCGTGATCGACAGCGAGCGCGGCCTCGGCAACGGCGAGGTGTTTCCCGCCGGCCCCTTGCGCGCGCCGCTGCAGGTCCAGCTCGCGCGCACCGACGCGCTGGTGCTGATCGGCGATGGCCGCGCGGCCAACGATGTCGCGGCAGAGCTTGCCAAGCGCAACAGACCAGCGCTGCGCGCGCGCCTGAAGCCCGATGCGAACACGGTCGCGCAGCTCCTCGGCAAGCGAGTCCTCGCCTTCGCCGGCATCGGCGATCCCGGCCGCTTCTTCCGCACTCTTCGCGCCAGCGGCATCGACGTCGCGCGCACGCGGCCCTTCGCCGACCACCACATGTTCTCGACCGAGGAGATCGCCACCCTCGCAGCGGACGCCCAGCGCGAGCAACTGACGCTGGTAACGACGGAAAAGGACCTCGCACGCCTGCGCGGCAGCAAGGGCGTGCCTGGCGACATCGTGCCGTTCGCCGTCCAGCTTGAGTTCGATGAGCCGGCAAAGCTGCGGCAATTGATCAGCGACCATCTCTACGAGGCACGCGAGCGCAGGTTCTCTAGGCGTTGA